CCAAACCCAGAGGCTAGGTTGGCATCTCAAGTTACCTATTTGAGAGAGACGTGTTTAATGTTTGTGACTAATTGTGCTTCCACAATTCTTCTATGTAATAAGTTTAGCTGTCAATTGAAATGGTGTACGTGGTTGTGACTGTATGTTTTCAGCATCGCTGGCGATAGTTTCTATTTGTTGCTCAACCATTGCTATTATGGACAATAGGAAATTTATCCTGTAATGATGTTAATTTTTGGAGATGATTTTTTATGCATGGAAATATTGAAGTTTGATTATTGAatttaattttctgatttttagtTTTTGAAACATAATAATGGTAGTAGTTTAATTCAAGCTAATTCTGGAAAGAATGTTCATATTTCAGGTGAACCTCTTATCTTCATCGAGGTAGCACTATTAAAAGATGTTGCTCAGACTATACAGGttccatttttattttgttgtttatGCAAATTTCAACATCTTTAATCAGTTTCTTCCTTTTTCCGTGGCTATTTTATTGATGCTTGTTAAATATTTCAGGAAGTTCTTTGGGATGATCCTCCAATACTTGAATGTGATGCAACTTGCGCACTATTTTACTCAATCTCATCTAGTCAGGTAAATAGCTTTACCTGCCGCACATTTAATGGGCTTTTGttttgaagaaaataaatgaCATGCTCCTTCTACACCTTGCTTTCTTCTGCTCTTCTTTGTGAGGTTGAGTTTACGTAACCTACTTTCAACATTGTCTCTTAATACTTTAGTTTCCATTATCTCCTTATGCCCTCTAGGGATGGCATGTGTAAAACCCATCCTGTTTCTTATCTTCAAATAATTTGTATGTTTATTTATACCTATCAAGTCTTGTTCTTCATGCCTTAATGAGTTAAGATTCTTCTCAAATTTGGCAGCCAGGCTTGACAGGGATTAACCTGGGAAAGTTCCTTATTAAACGTGTGATTGAACTGGTTAAACAAGATatgccacagatatgtgtaAGTATTTCTGAATTCTGTACCCTTTGTATTTCATCATACTGATGGGATATTTCTGTTTTTCTCCTTGGTTAAAATTTTCATCCAAGCACTGGTTTTGCAACTCTATGTAATGGTGGAGCTTATGCATTGACGCACATACTGCATCCAGGCTTATCTCTGTTCTGTCTGATGGAGAAATGATGTTATAAGAACAATTCAAATTAGGATGACCTGCCTTTTGAGATTCTGTATGTAGCCTTTAATAATTGATGAGGTCCTTTGGTTAGTGGTGCTAAGCTTAGTGAGCCCTGCAATGATAgtgtataaaaaaaatttaaatcatgTGGATCtgattttgacagttttttgttttttctgctTTATTGTGAAGACATTTGCAACACTGAGTCCGATCCCTGGGTTCATGAGATGGCTGATATCAAAGTTGGCATTACAATCTAAGCTTGCAGAAGCAGACACTTTAGAAAGGTCATGTTCTTCCAaggaaactgctggttctgcgTTCAGAGAAGATGTTCTAACAACAGAGGAAGAAAGTCAAGTCCTGGATAAACTGGGGTGAGTTTGTATTCAATAATGTGCAATGTGAAAACCGAAAACGGGAAACTAGATGTTCCTTTCGCAGCTTTTTAATATGCAATTATGCATGTGTGGGTCCTGCTTCGAATGAGGTATTCATGCTAGAAGATAACACCAATATTTTTTATTGAAATATGAGGATCTGAGTTTCATTGAATGAGGCAACTTCTCCACTAACGTGTTTGATGTTGTGGATGCATGGCATGTTATATCATAAGAGATATCATTTGTGAACTTTATTCTTGTTTCAACTCTAGGTCATCACATTCCGTATTCTAAATTTGAATTTCATTTAGTGTTAAGGACATGTAGGAAAAGTCGTGGGTTTTTCTTCCCCTTTGATCCGGGACGTTTAAGGTGGGAGAGTAAGGGTTAAATAATCAAAATGGTTCTTAATACCtgttcgcttcctttccatgaagtagaagatggtcgtcccccattgtcgtcccgttatcgcttttgggtcaattggaaacaatatctctgcaattgcaggggtaaggttgcgtacgtccgacccccccttacctcgcttcttgcaggagcctctttgaggcattGGGGTAAtgatatgatgatgatgactaaAGAAGGAGTTCAGATTTCAGAAAAAAAATCCTGCTTTCCTCTCCTTCTCTAATCCTGTCTTACTGTACTATTCTGACAATGGAAGCAGAATATGTTGCCTTGCTACTCTTTAATCACTCTTCAATATTTTGAATAAGCAATGTATGTTATGTTTTAGGCTATGCTAACCAATCCTGGAAAAAATTTGCCTTGAAAATGCCTGACGTTGATGAGATTGTTGCCATTGCTTTTCTTTGTTGTGATTTTTTCAGCCATATTTGGTTTTGTTTCACTACTATACCGAAAAACTCGTTAGAATCTTAGACTGGTATTCTGACTTTGTGAGTTGCAGGGTAAGTACATCCAGGAAAAATGGCATCGAAGTGATACTGGAGTTACTGAAATCTCCAAACCATGAATGGAGCAAATCTGATGAGGTTTTATCAGTGCTGAAACCTATTCTGCTGCGACTTTGTGCCAGGTACTTAGATGCGAATGTAGGATTCTGGAATCTTCAGAGCATTTGACGTAATGAGAAATATTATTGTAGTGATAAAACATGAACTTACCTGATCTGGTAACTCTGCAATTCTGCATGAATGATATTATAGCAAATCTGTGTTATGTCATTTCATGAGGTGATCATAGATGTAGGCAATCAACGTAAGTTGttcatttttgtttattttttaatgaATCTCTGTTTCATTTTACAGGTAtcttcttcaagaaaaaaagagagggaaagcTCTAGATGCTGTTGCAAACTTCCATTTGCAGAATGGGGCGGTATGTTCTAGACGCTTGAACTTAATTTTCCAGTAGCTGGTTAATTTTGATAATGAAAGTAGGAATCCTTTCATATTTTCAATATAAAAAACAATTGTTGCATTATCACTTGGAGAATGAACTAGTGCCTTTTTTCTActtcatttttaattttcatcatttaaaactaattttTCCTTCCTTTCCAGGTTTtagagtttgaactttgaagttCAATgtgcttttattttatttatgttgaatttaTATTCTGTGCATTGATATTTTACCATGCTACTATGAAACAGATGGTTGAGAGCTTAAACTGGATGGCTGACCGATCGGAGAAAGGACTCTCACAAAGCAGTGGCATCATGGTAAATTATATCTACAGGTACAATTATATCATGTTTTTTCTGTGCACATTCATTATGAAAATTATGAAACCTTTAATGAAGAGAATTTTGTTGTGGTCTATTGAAACGTTTTTGCAATTAAACTATATTTAAAGTATGCCCTAACCAAATGGAGCCTTAACTATGTACACTTATCACTTATGGTCCTGCCATCCTAACCTCTGTACGCGCCTGAAAATTTGCAATGGTTCTGCAGATTGGACAACATTGAAGGAAATGCCCAGTCGTATTTCAGTTCGGGCCGCGTTAGTGCTGCATCGAATCTTTGGAGACTTGTAGAACAGATTCAGCTCGCGCCGCGTTAGTGCTGCCGAATCTTTGGAGACTTGTAGAACAGATTCAGCTCGGGCCGCGTTAGTGCTGCATCGAATCTTTGGAGACTTGTAGAATAGATTCAGCTCGGGCCGCGTTAGTGCTGCACCGAATCTTTGGAAATGCCCAGTTGTATTTTTAAAGTATACTTACTTAATCGGATGAGTGGATGTGGTCAAAACATTCTCTAGAATACatattccttattttattaAGAAATTTTAATTCTGAGTAATTAAGTGAAATACTATGCTTAAGGTTATAATAGTAtgtatttcaaaaaaattaatataataatcctatTAAAATAATACTGTGTACTcccgtaatttttttttttttaaaataataccgTGTACTTTTAGAGTTTTATGATAGACGAAAACGAATATCAAGGTAAGACCGAAGGTTGAAATGGAGGGATAAAAAATGACAGACTTTTAgaattatacttcctccattttttttattattgcaccgttttcctttttcggaagttgcatattaattgCATCATTTCCTATTTTTAGTAAGTTTACCTACTTGAAATGACATTTCTATCCTTATATGGGTGGTGGGGACCAAACTCCACTTGTTCTTTACATAAAAACTTGTACTTAATCACATGGGTATTTTTGTCAATCTCTCACCTTTTACCTcatttcttaattcttgtgcccaatgtagatggtgcaataataaaaaaatggaggaagtatcatTTTTTAACGCAAAAGTTGGGATATTATAGATAATTAACCGTAGACCCAGATAAGAGTGTTTTACAAAACGGCTTACAAACGCAAAATTAAGAGCTTTATTCTGATTAAAACAATTTGCATTTTATTGAAGACAAAACAGTTactctattttttaattttgtattaaagtttccttttttaattcttttctcCTTTTCCCCTTAATATtggaagaaaaacaaaaatcgGGGTCCCAATCTGCCCCTTGACAGTCTTTCTTTTTAAACCTTTCCTCGTATAAAAATTCCGGTACTTTACCTAAAATCAAAAACTTAAACCCTAAAAGTCCCTAATCCTAAAAATCCGGCGACGAATTCGGCAACGAAGTTTTTTCAATGGCGGAAAATAGGTTGCTACAAGATTTCATGGCCGCTAGAGATGTGGTTGAGCAAGAATCTGCTCTCTTGATAACTGCGCGACAAAACTGCGCGACAAAATCTGGAGAACGCTAGAACCGAATTCAACATTCAATTGAATGGAATGATCGAAAATGGGTTGGGCGGAGCTTTAAGCTTTGCGACGATTCGGCGGTGCTGCCACGGTATGACATTATGGAGGGCTGCAATGAATGAGGCCAAGGATGCAATTATACTCTTACAATCCCAGGAACAAGAAAATCGTATGCAAAAGGTCGAAGCGCGGTTCTTTATCCAAATGTTAAAGGCAAAATCATTGTTGGTTGATTCCATTGCCGGTGCGAACGTCATTCTAAGGCTGATGCAGGAATACGGGTGGAGAGGTACTGCGATAATACCTCCAAATGTCCAGAATCAGGATCAGATAACGATTTTGCTAGAAGGAGCCCACCAAGATGAAACCAACCACCAAGATGGAGCCCAACGGTCCAGGAGACTGCGTAGTAGAATAGTACACTACTGAAGCCTTGATATTTTTCAGTTTTGAGAATCAAACACTCTCAGATTTTAGCTGTTGATATTTTTCAGTTTTGTAGAATCAAGATTTTAGCTGTTCTGCTGTGAATAAAACAGTCTATTCAGattcttttcttttatattttctTGCTTGTTCATCAATTTGCAGATGCTTTTCATTTTGTTCAAGTTCCTCTTCAgtattggtataattctctcactttgttctttagttcatactTTAATTACGAGTGATTAttttttggcttatttttcATATGTACGAGTGATTATTTTTCATACTTTAATTGTTTGTTCATTTCCTCCCATTCATACTAAATGAGTGCAATTCATCTTATAAATATCTACTATATTTAAGAGTGTTAGACTACAATTTTGGTTTGTTGTAATCAACCAAATTTAAAGTTTTATGGAGTACAAATCATGCATGAAGCATGTGAGATATGTGTCAGTTCTTGTAGTATGAAATAAGTTTCCTATGTTTCTACTTCCTGATGATTATATATCACAATTCACAATATGTTGATCATGAGAACACCTGTTTATATCCAAGGCCTTTAGTATTAAGTAGTCAGCAACTTATTCATGAGATGAGGCATTGCTTCACCCGTATTCCCAATCCCTGAATACATTCTTTTATACATTTTTTTCGTCTTCTTTGCTGTACATTGATGCTATCAGTATCTTTTATTCAAGATTGTCTCCTGCTGTTTTCTAACTGATGTAGAAAAGGTGTTAAATTTGCTGTTGAGAATCTGATGCGTACACATGTTTCTGAAGCTGGTGAACTCCATGCTTCTTCAATTCTTCTGTGGATGAGATTTGCGAGGATAAATCGGTTAGTTAAACATGTCTACTTTATATGATATTCCTCTATAGTGTTCATTGTTATGGAGTTCTTTGGTCTAATAGTCCTCTTATATTGATGAAGCTTATTTGTTTCCTTCGTCACTATTGCAGAATCATTAAAAGAGGACCTCGATACTCTCACTAAAGTGCAAACATCACAGAGAAGTGAGATGAACTTGATAGGGTTGACCTCTCCCTCCTTCCCTCCCTCTTTACAATGCATTGTTGTGTGTGGATTGGAagttcttctttttccttttatccGTTAAACAAGAGAATCTAGAATTGATATGCAATGTTATTTTCATTTAACTAACCATTCCCTTTGTTCTTTCAACTTTGATGCTTTAAGACATGCATGCCTGTATTCCAGAGGCTGATCTTTCATGGTATTAACTGGAAATTCATCAGTTTCTCATTGATATAGGAACTAGTTATTGTTCAATTATAAGAATGAGGCAACTTCTCCACTAACGTGTTTGATGTTGTGGATGCATGGCATGTTGTATCATAAGAGATATCATTTGTGAACTTTATTCTTGTTTCAACTCTAGGTCATTACACTTCCGTTTCTAAATTTGAATTTCATTTAGTGTTCAGGACATGTAGGAAAAGTCCAGTGTTTTTCTTCCCCTTTGATCCGGAAGTTTAGGTTGGTAGAGGAACGGTTAAATAATTTGTCTTCATACTAAAGCAGGAGTTCAGATTTCAGAAAAATTCCTGCTTCCCTCCTTCTCTAATCCTCTCTTACTGTACTATCCTGACAATGGAAGCAGAATGTGTTGCCTTGCTACTCTTTTAACCGCTCTTCTGTATTTTGAATAAGCAATTTATGTTATGTTTTACGCTCTGCTAATCAATCCTGGAACACTTTGCCTTGGAAATGCCTGAAATTGACGAGATTGTTGCCATTGGTTTTCTTTGTTGTGTTTTTTTCACCCATATTTGGTTTGTTTCACAAGTATACCGACTGATTAGAATCTTAGACTGGCATTCTGACTTTGTGACTTGCAGGGTATGTACATCCAGGAAAAATGGCATCAAAGTGATACTGGAATTACTGAAATCTCCAAACCATGAATGGAGCAAATCTGATGAGGTTTTATCAGTACTGAAACCTATTCTGGTGCGACTTTGTGCCAGGTACTAGATGCGAATCTAGGATTCTGGAATCTTCAGAGCATTTGACGTAATGAGAAATATTATTGTAGTGCTAAAACATGAACTTACATGATCTGATAACTCTGCATGCATGATATTATAGCAAATTTGTGTTATGCCATTTCATGAGGTGATCATAGATGTAGGCAATCAACTTAAGTTGTTCCTTTTCGTttattttttaatgaatttttgtttcattttacaGGTAtcttcttcaagaaaaaaagagagggaaagcTCTAGATGCTGTTGCAAACTTTCATTTACAGAATGGGGTGGTATGTTCTAGAGGGTTGAACTTAAATTTCCAGTAGCTGGTTATTTTGATACTGAAAGTTGGAATGATTCCACATTTTCAATATAAAAAACAATTGGTACATTATCTCTTGGAGAATGAACTAGTTAGTGCCTTTTGACTTCATCTTAAATTTTCGTCATTTACAACCTTTTTTTTCCCTTCCTTTCCAGGTTTtagagtttgaactttgaagctCAAGGCgctttatttatgttgaaataATATGTGTGCATTGACATTTTACCATGCTACTATGAAACAGATGGTTGAGAGCTTAAACTGGATGGCTGACCGGTCAGAGAAAGGACTCTCACAAAGCAGTAGTATCATGGTAAATTATATCTACAGGTACATTTACTTGTCCAAACTTGCATGTTTTTTCTGTGCACATTCATTAGAATCATAGTAAGGATTATCTTACTATGATTCTAATTATGAAACCTTTAATGAAGAGAATTTGGTGTGCTCTATTGAAACGTTTTTGcaattaaattatatttaatgTATGCCTCAACAAAATGGAGCCTTAATTCTGTACACTTATGGTCTTGCCATCCTCGCCTCTGTACGATCTTGAAATTTTGCAATGGTTCTGCAGATTGGACAAATTGAAGAAAATGCACAGTCGTATTTCAGCTCGGGCCACGTTAGTGCTGCATCGAATCTTTGGAGACTTGTAGAATAGAGGTAGTATACTTACTTACACTAGTATCACTTCAATCTTAGTAACATGTGGTATATATAACAAGTTGAAGTTTTCATGTTACAACTATATGCTTCAAGTTTGCTGGTGTAATGTACAAATTATACATATCAAACTGAATTCTTCATGTAAATACCTTGGATTCCTATActttttgagtttgtttgatgaatGTTGCTCTTCTTTGTACTGGATATGTTGTTCCACTTAATGACTTGTTTCCTGGACATAATCCCGCATGACTTTTGTGTTTGATTCATTTACCATCTGCATCCACAGGTCAGTATTATCATGAGATGATTGAAAATAACAGATATAAAACGAGTTATAACAGATACAAAACAAGTTACTGTAAACAAGGTATCTACTATAATTCCATCCAGAATTAATAGTCACATAAACTGGTTTAATTGTCAGGAAAGTTGTGTtacattataaaaaaaattgttttatcATTGAATTATCAAATATGCTTGTACTTAATCAAGTAATGGGATGAGGATAGACAGCTAAGGGAACTATGGCCTTGTTTGGCAAAACTAGCTGTAGCATGTAGCTTTTATCGATTGAGTAGCGGATAGCGGTCAATCAGTAAAGGGTAGAGGTTAGTTGtcaaagtagcggttgataatATGAGTGTTTGGCAAAAGTAACGGTTGAAATTACAAAAGACAATaatcttatttatttttttacctCCACAGCCACCCGCTTTAAATTGTCCCACTCAAAGTCGTTCTTGCAGTAAGCAGAGCGAACCTGGATTAATTATAAGCACGATGCACGAATCAGAATCGAATTTTCGTGGAAAAAACAAGTAGCTAGCCTTAGAGAAGCATGTAATTGACTGACCTCGAGGATTCGTAGTGCTGAAACAGTGAGGATTTGTAGGCATTTCATGAAAAGCGAGTCAAGAACACTCTTGTCAGTTGCTTGAATTAAGTTTGAGAATTATTGTTGAGATTTGAGAATTATTGTTGAGGTTAAAGAAAACAAACCTAAGCTTTTATGCTCAGAGGATTCTCTCATCAAATCTGCACAAAACTTGTCTCCATCATCTAGAGAGTGTTTATCCAAGAAGTCCATCAAATCTTTGTATGCTTCAGGGTTATAGCTCTGCTCTGGCAATACAAAGTTATCAGACTTAAAATTTTAGGTTCTACGTTTTTCTGAACTGTACCAGTTCTGCTCTGGTAGACTGGTACAGCTCAGATATGGAGTCGGGGTGGTTCAGATCCGATGATCAGGTATGGTTTGGTTCTGTCACGTCTACTTGCTGTCCGTcctaaagatggctgtgggtCGGGCCGGCACGAGGCCCGACTAGATGcggcacgaaaaaagcacggtCCGGCACGAGCACTAAGTCATGGGGCCGTGGGCCGGGCTtgggcctttttttttttgcaaaaagcATGACAAAGCACGGCACAACTCGACCCGGCACGACAAATCAcactaaatttaataaaattaggcttaggcacgacaaTCATATTATCGGCCTGAACcctgttttgaacttttcaacCTAGCCCGGAAGGATACAAAGTGGCTGAGTGGGCTTGGCCCAAAGCCCGGCCCATGGCCATCTTCCCTCTTTTCTTAAAAAAGagaaataaaaggaaatgtaagaAGCAGAAAATGTAGAGTTTACCTGAAGTTGTGCAGCAACAATTTTGACAGCAACATAAGTGAAGAACTGGTGGAGGTTCTTAGCTGCCTTTGCTTCCGGAGATGCTTCCCCAAATCCTGCAGAAATGAAAAGAGTGATCAATAAGTGATgagtttatgtttttttttaaaaaaaaacaaaaaattctcCTGTGAAATTCGAGATGAGTTTGCAGAGAAGTTCAATTCTGTGATCGAAAACTCGTACCAGGAACAAACATCTTGTTACAGTGAACTTGAGTAGGCAGAGAAGTTCTGTGCTTCCATGGTGTTTGTGACAGAGTTTTAGTGTTGTTTGGCTTTGTTGTTAGGAAAGAGGGAGGAGGAGAAGAAAGCCTGAAGATTGCAGAGGATTCCATTAAAGTTGTTAGTTTTTTTTGGTTGGAGAAATGTAAAGCTAAATATCATCcatgaattattgaattaatatcTTTGGCTTTGAAAATATCTTTGTCATATAccaggaaaaaaaaatctaaaggTCTTTTGTCATtactattatttatttattttcggaaTTTTGATTCACCTAAAATTTGACTATTTGCAATTTTCTTGTttgttatacggagtagtaggATTACTCTAAAAGCCAACCCAAAAGTGAAAGCACAcgcaattttttaaaataacctCACCTGTAGTTTTCTACCAATCGATCTTTACAAGAATTTGTAAATCCCTTACTCTTTAAATAAATAATGCTACTGTAAGAAATTGATCAAATTTATTTATTGCTTGAACGAAGAAAAAATTCTCAAGGGGAGATTATTCTAAATTACTAAATTTTTTTTCTAGCTCAAGATTAGTGCTTCAACACAACATTTGTTTCAAATTAGTACGTAGTAGTTTATTTGTTTACGAGTAAATGGACTgctaaatttaattttattctaaTTCGTTACACAATAGTATTATTTTCTATATTAAGATAATATTGTCTGTAATTCTTAAGAGTCCAAATGGGGTAATTATCAATGGCTTATATCTCCAAATAAGCATCATTGAACTCAAAAGGAGTAGGAAAGGGGAGGAAAGTTCTTAATTGAATGCATGAGTTCTCCATCTAATTAATCATCCAAAAACaacgaatttaattaattaagataCTAATCCATCAAAAAGGAAACTAAAACTCAAACACTGATTATCAAACATACACTAAACACTAGAACAGAAACCAAACCAAAAAGATCGATTTGCAAAATGtgctattactattattatcaTCCCTGAACAACTTTAGCCATGCCATATGCAGCAGCAGAAGCCAGAGCTCCAATAAGCGCGGTTTGAAGAGCACTCTGAATCGGTTTGCTACCTGTGAAGTGACCTTTCGCGTAACCAAAGATAAACAACGCGATTAATGTTACAACGACTGATGCAAGCATAGCCTTCATTGCTACTGGTATGAACATGTAAGGAAGAAGAGGGACTAAGCCACCAATTATGTAGGCTATCCCTATTGTGAATGCACTTTGTAGGGCTCTTCTTGGGTCTGGCTTCTCCAAACCTAGCTCAAATCTGCAATATTTTCATCACTATTAGTACACTTATATATTATGATTGAATGAATTTAGTCAACCAGGAAAATTCTTAATCAAGTATACGGGTACCAATTTGACCCGTCATGCCACACAAAGGGCAATCATAGCACAAAGTCACCCAACAACAAGAAGAAATGAACATTAACTACCCTACACCAAATAAGAAGTCCAATGACGGCCCAAGACATGATGTGCGTGTtggttgggttttttttttttttgacagcacAAAGGTGTTGGTTGGTTGGTTCATGTTTGTTTTGCTTGGTTGGTTCATGTTTAGTGCTTGTTGTTTTGTATCACTAACATTACTAATGATTTTGTGAGtgtgttttcccttttttcttcCGTTCTTTTTTTAAGCACACTGTCACTCTACATAGTCAGTCGTTATATTTTAAGCAAAGGGGGTTACTGATGATTTTGGCACACCAAAAAAATGATGGCACATCCATTGTGAAACACAGTTTTTTGTGTTCTACTTACAAGGTGTTGTGCCTAAATCAGTGTCCGTAGTTACTAGACAAGTTGGCGTGGTGGGCGTGGCACCTACTTTTGGTCGTATCATAAATGATTGTAGTCCCTCCGTTCTTTTTTTAAGCACGTCATCACTTCACGTACATAGTCGGTCGTTATATTTTAAGCAAAAGGAGTTACCGATGATTTTGGCACTTTTGGCACACCTAATGCAAGACACAGTTTTCGTGTTCTACTCATAAGGTGGTGTGCCAAAACCAGTTTTCGGAGTTACTCGACAAGTTGGAGGTAGCAGTAGATGGTGTCCGTGACCACCATGCATGTAAATTGTAAATGTAAACTTAGTCTAGGGCAATGCTAAGTAGCAGATCGAGGAACCAGTGATTAAACAAGAAGAGAGAGATTAGGCTTTTTTGTATGATCAATCACATAGTATATGCAGTATATATGCAAAAAGCTGCAAGTCAGAAATAAACCAGGACTGGAGTTTGCCAAATTTGGGGACCTCAAAGATTGGACTTGAGCTTATAGGTTGTGTTTTGATCACTCACAATTTCACAAGGTTCAATTCCTCTGTAAGATTCCTTATGCTAATTCTCACGCATGCTACATTATTTAAATAAATCTTCTAATGTGAATTACCCTAAACTCTTGTTTCT
This Spinacia oleracea cultivar Varoflay chromosome 6, BTI_SOV_V1, whole genome shotgun sequence DNA region includes the following protein-coding sequences:
- the LOC110793614 gene encoding uncharacterized protein isoform X4 codes for the protein MNKKGLAILMRTRMKPNSPVNPTKFPISLATTGYYGLSSEDRCKLLMVLGKDYDLNRTHVHDLMKQYLGLQLPGDKGEIGDEDDSSLSTFYRTEKNLRHALQPTYEVLFDRLNTHPGGLKFLSVLRADILSTIREHNTPSLRALDSYLKEKLITWLSPAALELHRITWNDPASLLEKIVAYEAVHPISSLLDLKRRLGVGRRCFGYLHPAIPGEPLIFIEVALLKDVAQTIQEVLWDDPPILECDATCALFYSISSSQPGLTGINLGKFLIKRVIELVKQDMPQICTFATLSPIPGFMRWLISKLALQSKLAEADTLERSCSSKETAGSAFREDVLTTEEESQVLDKLGVSTSRKNGIEVILELLKSPNHEWSKSDEVLSVLKPILLRLCARYLLQEKKRGKALDAVANFHLQNGAMVESLNWMADRSEKGLSQSSGIMVNYIYRLDNIEGNAQSYFSSGRVSAASNLWRLVEQIQLAPR
- the LOC110793615 gene encoding chaperonin-like RBCX protein 1, chloroplastic; amino-acid sequence: MESSAIFRLSSPPPSFLTTKPNNTKTLSQTPWKHRTSLPTQVHCNKMFVPGFGEASPEAKAAKNLHQFFTYVAVKIVAAQLQSYNPEAYKDLMDFLDKHSLDDGDKFCADLMRESSEHKSLALRILEVRSAYCKNDFEWDNLKRVAVEMVNESNTKVMRDYVQETSH
- the LOC110793614 gene encoding uncharacterized protein isoform X3 → MNKKGLAILMRTRMKPNSPVNPTKFPISLATTGYYGLSSEDRCKLLMVLGKDYDLNRTHVHDLMKQYLGLQLPAGDKGEIGDEDDSSLSTFYRTEKNLRHALQPTYEVLFDRLNTHPGGLKFLSVLRADILSTIREHNTPSLRALDSYLKEKLITWLSPAALELHRITWNDPASLLEKIVAYEAVHPISSLLDLKRRLGVGRRCFGYLHPAIPGEPLIFIEVALLKDVAQTIQEVLWDDPPILECDATCALFYSISSSQPGLTGINLGKFLIKRVIELVKQDMPQICTFATLSPIPGFMRWLISKLALQSKLAEADTLERSCSSKETAGSAFREDVLTTEEESQVLDKLGVSTSRKNGIEVILELLKSPNHEWSKSDEVLSVLKPILLRLCARYLLQEKKRGKALDAVANFHLQNGAMVESLNWMADRSEKGLSQSSGIMVNYIYRLDNIEGNAQSYFSSGRVSAASNLWRLVEQIQLAPR